In the Bacteroidota bacterium genome, TTTTTTGCTGATCCTGCTTCTGCTTATCGTCCTTCTTCTGATCCTTGTTTTGATCCTTATTCTGCTCTTGTTTCTGCTGTTCCTGCTGGCGTTTCAAAAGCGCCCTCGCATACTCGAGGTTGTACTTCGTATCGGCGTCGTTCGGATTCAGCTTGAGCGCCTCCTTGTACGTGCCGATGCTCTCGGGAAGTTTCTGTTCCTTCAGGAGTGCGTTGCCGAGGTTGTGCAACGCCTGCGCCTTGAGACCGGAATTGCCGGCCTTCTCCGCAACGGATCCGTACGCCTCGGCCGCCTCGCCGAACCGCCCCTGTTTATACAATGCGTCGCCGAGGTCGAACGTTCCAGGCGTCAAATCCTTGTTCTTTTCGAGGGCCTTCCGGTAGTTCACCTCCGCGTCGGTGAACTTGTTCTCCTTGTACGAACGGTTTCCGTCGCGGATCAATGAGCGCTCCGTCTGGGCATACGAAGCCGTTGATAACATAATAAAAAAAAGGATGGCAGGGATCGTCTTCATAGGGATTCGTGGAAGATCTTCCATCGTGAAAAAAGCCGTGTTCTACGTTCTGAAAGGAAGAATTCAGCCACCAGTAGGATGAGTGAAACTCCAAGGAAATACTGGAACCTGTCCTCGTACTCGGTGAACACCTTCGCGCCGAACTCCTTCTTCTCCATCGTTTCGACCTTCTTAAAAACTTCGTCCAGCTCGTTCTGCGCGCTGGTAGCGCGTATGAACTCCCCTCCGCCCGCCTCTGCGATCTGTGTCAGCGCCTGCTCGTCCAGCTTTGTGATCACGGTGTTTCCATCCGGGTCCTTCTTGAACCCCACCTGCACATTGTTCTGGTATTCCGGGATCGGACCGCCGTTGGGCGAGCCCATCCCTATCGCATGGATGACGACCCCCTCGGCATGGGCCTCTTTCGCTGCGGCGATTGCGTCGTCCTCGTGATTCTCCCCGTCGGTGATCAGAACCACGACTTTGTATTTTCGCTCGCCGGAGGAGAACGATTTCATGGCGAGGCGGATCGCGGATCCGATGGCAGTTCCCTGGACGGGAACGATGTCGACATCGATCGAGCTGAGGATGAGGCGCGCGGCGGAGTAGTCGGTGGTGAGGGGAAGCTGAAGATAGCTCTCGCCCCCGAACACGATCAAACCGATCCTGTCGTTCTGCAGCTTGTCGAGCATCCGGGATATTTCCTGCTTGGCGCTCTCGAGACGGTTCGGTCTGATATCCTCCGCCTTCATGCTGTTCGAAACGTCGAGGGCGATCATGATGTCCACGCCTTCCCGCTTGACCTCCTCCATCTTGGTCCCGATCTGCGGGTTGGCGAGTCCGAGAATGAGAAACCCGATGGAGGCGAAAAGGAGGGCGGACTTGGCCGCGCGCTTCAGGCCGCTGCTCGCCGGCATGAGCTGCTTCAGAAGAGCGAGATTTCCGAACGCCTCAAGGGCCTTCCGGCGCGAACGGAGCGCCCAGAGAAACACGAGCACCAGGACCGGAAGGAGCGCGATCGCGTAGAGGT is a window encoding:
- a CDS encoding tetratricopeptide repeat protein, coding for MKTIPAILFFIMLSTASYAQTERSLIRDGNRSYKENKFTDAEVNYRKALEKNKDLTPGTFDLGDALYKQGRFGEAAEAYGSVAEKAGNSGLKAQALHNLGNALLKEQKLPESIGTYKEALKLNPNDADTKYNLEYARALLKRQQEQQKQEQNKDQNKDQKKDDKQKQDQQKKDQQNKDQQKQDQQKDQKQNDQQKQAQQKKQQISKEDAERILQALNNEEKNVQKKLHRKVPARVKVEKDW
- a CDS encoding VWA domain-containing protein, producing MIRFAHSEYLYAIALLPVLVLVFLWALRSRRKALEAFGNLALLKQLMPASSGLKRAAKSALLFASIGFLILGLANPQIGTKMEEVKREGVDIMIALDVSNSMKAEDIRPNRLESAKQEISRMLDKLQNDRIGLIVFGGESYLQLPLTTDYSAARLILSSIDVDIVPVQGTAIGSAIRLAMKSFSSGERKYKVVVLITDGENHEDDAIAAAKEAHAEGVVIHAIGMGSPNGGPIPEYQNNVQVGFKKDPDGNTVITKLDEQALTQIAEAGGGEFIRATSAQNELDEVFKKVETMEKKEFGAKVFTEYEDRFQYFLGVSLILLVAEFFLSERRTRLFSRWKIFHESL